The Cloeon dipterum chromosome 3, ieCloDipt1.1, whole genome shotgun sequence genome includes a region encoding these proteins:
- the LOC135939313 gene encoding uncharacterized protein LOC135939313: MKVKAKSVTKSTRRNASLAKKRAPAKVSAARSSVSSDDSNDVIDVEGYGADKRDHHKLERVRRDELKGKFEGLIEVCPALMGINFDNCHRSDILSESAAFIEKWSRYFDPSDEGVQVYDAKLKFMNDYCEEMENVVRTGIVTETYEQMKEHFEKNKEKYSIFYTRVFCNQTLQGTGRDDESPFPSRGCG; the protein is encoded by the exons ATGAAAGTCAAAGCCAAAAGCGTTACCAAATCAACTCGTCGGAATGCCTCGTTGGCCAAAAAGAGAGCACCCGCAAAAG TGAGCGCTGCGAGATCCTCAGTTAGCTCAGATGATTCTAATGATGTAATCGATGTAGAAGGATATGGG GCTGACAAACGAGACCATCACAAGCTCGAGAGGGTCAGAAGAGATGAACTGAAAGGCAAATTTGAGGGCCTGATCGAAGTTTGTCCTGCCCTGATGGGTATAAACTTTGACAACTGTCATCGTAGTGACATCCTTAGTGAATCCGCGGCCTTCATCGAAAAGTGGAGCAGATATTTTGACCCAAGCGATGAAGGAGTGCAAGTTTACGAtgcgaaattgaaattcatgaaCGATTATT gCGAAGAGATGGAAAATGTCGTAAGGACCGGCATAGTGACCGAAACCTATGAACAAATGAAAGAGCACTTTGagaaaaacaaggaaaaatattctatATTTTACACAAGAGTCTTTTGCAACCAAACTTTGCAAGGGACTGGAAGGGACGACGAATCCCCTTTCCCTTCCAGAGGATGTGGATGA
- the LOC135940450 gene encoding uncharacterized protein LOC135940450 isoform X2 has translation MAKASGAQQGDQKLIELSKACQYDESGGPLALLNVNDIRQPDASTVCKFYSKYLGDIGIEIPEVADLPAYQNVQHPEIHRTMLQYGLLAKAMQFFLNNINSNAIFTITDVISPTPNRHRAFLAELLNAQIFGDSIREQVLTAGQNWQKSEEKTAKLREELEGLQNRKSQLLVEKGLREDKVKNFEKRMESANQQCKKLTSDMGEHRQRVTELQQELDEHIQKHMQTAQSKEFHATNLKKLECQIVNSPQRVKQDLSMALASLNTVTAEVTERESILTSRQNTERFLAEYIQVLKDVEESATQMGELKKISVRTITRMNELMNERTKLMAANDKISKENVNASERLNALQQKLAQISQSRDRLIDEMMKTLQEYEDEEQNMLNDQDVIGNAIRTYEVDKLDLNAALLNLADYETEAVHLLNDLHVLGTENVYEEANVIMLQKFEQLKDDFGREP, from the exons ATGGCAAAGGCGAGTGGTGCCCAACAGGGCGACcaaaaattgatagaattgTCGAAAGCTTGCCAGTATGACGAATCTGGAGGCCCATTGGCATTGCTGAACGTAAATGATATCAGACAACCAGATGCGTCAACAGTGTGCAAATTCTACAGCAAATATTTGGGAGACATTGGCATCGAAATTCCCGAGGTTGCTGAT CTGCCAGCCTACCAGAATGTGCAACACCCAGAAATTCACAGGACAATGCTGCAGTATGGATTGCTGGCAAAAGCCATGCAGTTCTTTTTGAACAATATCAACAGCAACGCTATCTTCACCATAACAGACGTAATCAGTCCAACGCCGAATCGGCACCGGGCATTTCTCGCAGAGCTGCTCAATGCTCAGATATTTGGCGATTCAATCCGCGAGCAGGTCTTGACTGCAGGTCAGAACTGGCAAAAGTCTGAAGAAAAAACTGCCAAGCTGCGAGAGGAGCTGGAAGGGCTGCAGAACCGTAAGTCGCAGCTTCTGGTGGAAAAAGGGCTGCGCGAGGACAAAGTAAAAAAC TTTGAGAAAAGAATGGAGTCAGCCAACCAGCAATGCAAGAAACTCACCTCTGACATGGGCGAGCACAGGCAAAGAGTGACAGAGCTGCAACAAGAGTTGGACGAACACATTCAAAAGCACATGCAGACTGCGCAGAGCAAAGAATTT CACGCTACCAATCTGAAAAAGCTGGAGTGCCAAATTGTCAACTCGCCGCAGAGGGTGAAACAAGACCTGTCAATGGCGTTGGCGTCTCTGAATACAGTGACGGCCGAGGTGACCGAGAGGGAGTCCATTTTGACCTCCAGGCAGAACACGGAACGTTTTCTCGCAGAGTACATTCAAGTGCTGAAGGACGTGGAGGAGAGCGCCACCCAAATGGGCGAACTGAAGAAGATAAGTGTGCGCACTATCACCAGGATGAACGAACTGATGAACGAGAGGACCAAGCTGATGGCCGCCAATGACAAGATCAGCAAGGAGAATGTTAACGCGTCCGAGAGGCTGAACGCTTTGCAGCAGAAATTGGCCCAGATCAGCCAGAGCAGGGACCGCCTGATTGATGAGATGATGAAAACCCTGCAAGAATATGAAGA TGAGGAGCAGAACATGTTGAATGATCAAGATGTGATTGGCAATGCCATTCGGACCTATGAAGTGGACAAGTTAGATCTCAATGCAGCACTCCTAAATTTAGCTGATTACGAGACTGAGGCTGTTCATCTGTTGAATGACTTACATGTTTTG ggGACTGAGAATGTTTATGAAGAAGCAAATGTTATCATGCTGCAGAAATTTGAACAACTTAAGGACGATTTTGGTAGAGAACCGtga
- the muskelin gene encoding muskelin, whose translation MAGVSNQNERVLDYSVHSFSSCLSNYAPEKIQENKPSDQLSRWSSDTNSPPQFLVLKLNRCSIVRSVTFGKYEKTHVCNLKKFKVYGGMNEANMVELLEGGLLNDSVPETFSLAHEKEGFEMPCRFIKIVPLLSWGPSFNFSIWFVELRGEDDPSLVKKSVQFFHEFKEREAIRLCLKHFRQRGPKFAGVYDALKASIGIDLEDQRLTVLHNTLVLDADYTATEEFMANAVQEGLLDNFLLGQDYTPQWKRIMIDPTVISDDANQPGMRGGHQMCIDPVTETIYLFGGWDGTQDLSDLWQYHIPSCSWKKLSANTEAEGGPSARSCHKMCLDMEGRQIFTLGRYLDNQYRSSDNLKSDFYVYQIEAGRWTLINEDTSGVGGPQLIFDHQICLDSEKRTIYVFGGRILTAVQGSHDETRLGASASITYSTNASGNALSTAAEMDTVLSGMYSFHIPSGTWQKICDDLGVPIKSGQKNSPIIRARVGHSMLFHPGLRELFVFAGQRRREYLNDFFAFNVDTHQVRVIWNGDSNVPSKGKDTHVSIPATGYTQRATIDPDLDEIYVLSGLSKDKERRDENVQNSFWVYSLKRNRWSCIYRNENTGDQYWSMMQNLEPCPRFAHQLVYSVSNKVHYLFGGNPGKPRPKLRLDDFWQLKLCKPTKQQLLTKCRLMIRKHRFRELTATNKMEALLYLQTALHDIIDHSDSESTREFQKLASELFRDPSEKDVESGPEVGPYHGRSELFDDLSAFFSNELTQPRLNLIDLLPL comes from the exons ATGGCGGGTGTATCGAATCAAAATGAACGAGTGTTGGACTACTCGGTCCACAGTTTTTCAAGTTGTCTGTCGAACTATGCTCCAGA aaaaattcaggaaaataagCCTTCTGACCAACTCTCGAGGTGGTCATCTGACACTAATAGTCCTCCGCAG tttttggttttgaaattgaacAGGTGTTCCATCGTCCGATCTGTCACGTTTGGAAAGTATGAAAAAACTCACGTCtgcaacttaaaaaaattcaaggttTATGGAGGGATGAACGAGGCCAACATGGTAGAGCTACTCGAAGG TGGCTTGCTCAACGATAGTGTTCCTGAGACGTTTTCCCTAGCTCACGAGAAGGAAGGCTTTGAGATGCCCTGCAGGTTCATCAAGATTGTACCGCTTTTGTCCTGGGGACCAAGCTTTAATTTCAGCATCTGGTTTGTTGAGCTTCGGGGCGAGGATGACCCTAGCCTCGTTAAGAAGagtgttcaatttttccacGAA TTCAAGGAGCGAGAGGCGATTCGGCTCTGTCTCAAACATTTCAGACAGCGTGGTCCCAAGTTTGCTGGGGTTTACGACGCACTTAAAGCGAGCATCGGCATTGACCTGGAAGACCAAAGACTCACTGTCCTCCACAACACGTTAGTTCTCGATGCAGACTACACGGCCACTGAGGAGTTCATGGCCAACGCAGTTcagg AGGGCCTCTTGGACAACTTTTTACTAGGTCAGGATTACACCCCCCAGTGGAAACGGATCATGATAGACCCGACTGTGATCAGTGACGACGCCAACCAGCCAGGAATGCGCGGTGGACATCAAATGTGCATCGACCCTGTCACTGAAACGATCTACCTTTTCGGAGGATGGGACGGAACGCAGGACCTGAGTGACCTGTGGCAATACCACATACCGAGTTGCAGTTGGAAAAAACTGTCAGCCAACACTGAAGCAGAg GGCGGTCCAAGTGCGCGATCGTGCCACAAAATGTGCTTGGATATGGAGGGCAGACAAATTTTTACCCTGGGAAGATATTTAGATAATCAATACAGAAGCTCAGACAACCTGAAGAGCGATTTTTATGTCTACCAAATTGAAGCAGGACGCTGGACTTTGATCAATGAAGATACGTCTGGTGTTGGTGGCCCGCAGTTGATTTTTGACCACCAGATTTGTCTAGATTCGGAGAAGAGAACGATCTATGTTTTTGGCGGACGCATTCTTACTGCAGTTCAAGG GTCCCACGATGAAACCAGGTTGGGTGCGAGTGCCAGCATCACGTACAGCACGAATGCTTCTGGAAACGCGTTGTCGACCGCCGCGGAGATGGACACTGTGCTCTCAGGCATGTACTCGTTCCACATTCCCAGTGGAACGTGGCAAAAGATTTGTGATGATCTGGGTGTTCCTATTAAGTCTGGTCAGAAGAATTCACCGATTATCAGGGCGCGAGTTGGACACTCAATGCTCTTCCACCCA GGTCTTCGAGAGCTTTTTGTATTTGCGGGCCAGAGGAGAAGAGAATACCTGAATGACTTTTTCGCTTTTAACGTGGACACCCACCAAGTTCGGGTCATTTGGAACGGCGATAGCAACGTTCCGTCAAAGGGCAAGGACACCCACGTCAGCATACCGGCCACCGGCTACACCCAAAGAGCAACCATTGACCCCGACCTTGACGAGATTTACGTGCTCTCG GGTCTGAGCAAGGACAAGGAGAGGAGGGACGAAAACGTGCAAAACTCATTCTGGGTGTATAGCCTGAAGAGGAACAGGTGGTCTTGTATTTACCGGAATGAAAACACAGGGGACCAGTACTGGAGCATGATGCAGAATTTGGAGCCATGCCCTCGCTTCGCCCACCAGCTGGTTTATAGCGTCTCTAACAAg gtGCACTATCTATTTGGAGGCAATCCTGGAAAGCCGAGGCCAAAACTGCGATTGGACGACTTCTGGCAGTTGAAATTGTGCAAACCTACGAAGCAGCAGCTGCTCACTAAGTGCAGACTGATGATCAGAAAGCACAGATTTCGAGAGCTTACAGCCACAAACAAAATGGAAGCGCTTTTGTATCTGCAGACCGCGCTGCACGACATTATCGACCACTCAGACTCGGAGAGTACGCGAGAG TTTCAGAAACTTGCGTCCGAATTATTCAGAGACCCAAGTGAAAAGGACGTCGAGAGCGGGCCGGAAGTTGGTCCCTACCACGGAAGATCAGAGCTGTTCGACGACTTGTCTGCCTTCTTTTCTAACGAACTGACGCAGCCTAGACTTAATCTCATAGACCTACTACCTCTGTGA
- the LOC135940496 gene encoding protein PFC0760c-like isoform X2 — protein MKAKAQSRRVTKMARRKVSLAKQRARAEVIINAERCSYSSDESDTLNDGEGVGGERRDHHNELERIRRDHLKGSFDGLIEVCPGLKGMNSLACRGEVLRKSANFIEKWSKYFDPSEEGQTLFKEKFKFMNDFCEEMENVVRTGSVTETYEKMKEHFENYKAEYAMFTRKSFATKLCKGLDVATKNLSHQYSEDEGEQNDDGDIDVGEDDFGDDEDTNENDEDSNEEDNEDGYSDTAEEGEEDETEANREDEDQDISEETDEGVELADDENQEYSTDQQEYQENYDDDEDEEVNVV, from the exons atgaaagcgAAAGCCCAAAGTCGTCGTGTGACCAAAATGGCTCGTCGGAAGGTCTCGTTGGCAAAACAACGAGCACGCGCTGAAGTCATAA TAAATGCTGAGAGATGCTCCTATAGCTCAGATGAATCTGATACTTTAAACGATGGAGAAGGAGTAGGG GGTGAGAGACGAGATCATCACAACGAGCTTGAGAGAATAAGAAGAGATCACCTGAAAGGCAGCTTTGACGGCCTGATCGAAGTTTGTCCTGGCCTGAAGGGAATGAACTCGCTGGCCTGTCGCGGTGAAGTCCTTAGGAAATCAGCGAACTTCATCGAAAAGtggagcaaatattttgaccCCAGCGAAGAAGGACAGACacttttcaaggaaaaattcaaattcatgaatgattttt GCGAAGAGATGGAAAATGTCGTAAGGACCGGCTCAGTGACCGAAAcctatgaaaaaatgaaagaacaCTTTGAGAACTATAAGGCAGAGTATGCTATGTTTACACGAAAGTCTTTTGCTACCAAACTTTGCAAGGGACTGGATGTGGCGACGAAAAATCTTTCCCATCAATATTCAGAGGATGAGGGCGAGCAGAATGATGATGGAGATATCGATGTTGGTGAAGACGACTTTGGAGATGATGAAGACACCAACGAAAATGATGAAGACTCAAATGAAGAGGATAACGAAGATGGATATTCTGATACAGCGGAGGAGGGAGAGGAGGACGAGACAGAAGCAAATCGAGAGGATGAAGATCAGGATATCAGTGAAGAGACAGATGAAGGCGTAGAGTTGGCTGATGACGAAAACCAAGAATATTCTACTGATCAGCAGGAATATCAGGAAAACTACGATGATGACGAAGATGAAGAAGTCAATGTAGTTTGA
- the LOC135940450 gene encoding uncharacterized protein LOC135940450 isoform X1, whose amino-acid sequence MAKASGAQQGDQKLIELSKACQYDESGGPLALLNVNDIRQPDASTVCKFYSKYLGDIGIEIPEVADLPAYQNVQHPEIHRTMLQYGLLAKAMQFFLNNINSNAIFTITDVISPTPNRHRAFLAELLNAQIFGDSIREQVLTAGQNWQKSEEKTAKLREELEGLQNRKSQLLVEKGLREDKVKNFEKRMESANQQCKKLTSDMGEHRQRVTELQQELDEHIQKHMQTAQSKEFHATNLKKLECQIVNSPQRVKQDLSMALASLNTVTAEVTERESILTSRQNTERFLAEYIQVLKDVEESATQMGELKKISVRTITRMNELMNERTKLMAANDKISKENVNASERLNALQQKLAQISQSRDRLIDEMMKTLQEYEDEEQNMLNDQDVIGNAIRTYEVDKLDLNAALLNLADYETEAVHLLNDLHVLGTENVYEEANVIMLQKFEQLKDDFGREPKHHHGGDFV is encoded by the exons ATGGCAAAGGCGAGTGGTGCCCAACAGGGCGACcaaaaattgatagaattgTCGAAAGCTTGCCAGTATGACGAATCTGGAGGCCCATTGGCATTGCTGAACGTAAATGATATCAGACAACCAGATGCGTCAACAGTGTGCAAATTCTACAGCAAATATTTGGGAGACATTGGCATCGAAATTCCCGAGGTTGCTGAT CTGCCAGCCTACCAGAATGTGCAACACCCAGAAATTCACAGGACAATGCTGCAGTATGGATTGCTGGCAAAAGCCATGCAGTTCTTTTTGAACAATATCAACAGCAACGCTATCTTCACCATAACAGACGTAATCAGTCCAACGCCGAATCGGCACCGGGCATTTCTCGCAGAGCTGCTCAATGCTCAGATATTTGGCGATTCAATCCGCGAGCAGGTCTTGACTGCAGGTCAGAACTGGCAAAAGTCTGAAGAAAAAACTGCCAAGCTGCGAGAGGAGCTGGAAGGGCTGCAGAACCGTAAGTCGCAGCTTCTGGTGGAAAAAGGGCTGCGCGAGGACAAAGTAAAAAAC TTTGAGAAAAGAATGGAGTCAGCCAACCAGCAATGCAAGAAACTCACCTCTGACATGGGCGAGCACAGGCAAAGAGTGACAGAGCTGCAACAAGAGTTGGACGAACACATTCAAAAGCACATGCAGACTGCGCAGAGCAAAGAATTT CACGCTACCAATCTGAAAAAGCTGGAGTGCCAAATTGTCAACTCGCCGCAGAGGGTGAAACAAGACCTGTCAATGGCGTTGGCGTCTCTGAATACAGTGACGGCCGAGGTGACCGAGAGGGAGTCCATTTTGACCTCCAGGCAGAACACGGAACGTTTTCTCGCAGAGTACATTCAAGTGCTGAAGGACGTGGAGGAGAGCGCCACCCAAATGGGCGAACTGAAGAAGATAAGTGTGCGCACTATCACCAGGATGAACGAACTGATGAACGAGAGGACCAAGCTGATGGCCGCCAATGACAAGATCAGCAAGGAGAATGTTAACGCGTCCGAGAGGCTGAACGCTTTGCAGCAGAAATTGGCCCAGATCAGCCAGAGCAGGGACCGCCTGATTGATGAGATGATGAAAACCCTGCAAGAATATGAAGA TGAGGAGCAGAACATGTTGAATGATCAAGATGTGATTGGCAATGCCATTCGGACCTATGAAGTGGACAAGTTAGATCTCAATGCAGCACTCCTAAATTTAGCTGATTACGAGACTGAGGCTGTTCATCTGTTGAATGACTTACATGTTTTG ggGACTGAGAATGTTTATGAAGAAGCAAATGTTATCATGCTGCAGAAATTTGAACAACTTAAGGACGATTTTGGTAGAGAACC AAAGCATCATCATGGCGGGGATTTTGTTTGA
- the LOC135940496 gene encoding protein PFC0760c-like isoform X1 codes for MFPLGRKIREKMKAKAQSRRVTKMARRKVSLAKQRARAEVIINAERCSYSSDESDTLNDGEGVGGERRDHHNELERIRRDHLKGSFDGLIEVCPGLKGMNSLACRGEVLRKSANFIEKWSKYFDPSEEGQTLFKEKFKFMNDFCEEMENVVRTGSVTETYEKMKEHFENYKAEYAMFTRKSFATKLCKGLDVATKNLSHQYSEDEGEQNDDGDIDVGEDDFGDDEDTNENDEDSNEEDNEDGYSDTAEEGEEDETEANREDEDQDISEETDEGVELADDENQEYSTDQQEYQENYDDDEDEEVNVV; via the exons ATGTTTCCATTAGGACGAAAAATCAG agaaaaaatgaaagcgAAAGCCCAAAGTCGTCGTGTGACCAAAATGGCTCGTCGGAAGGTCTCGTTGGCAAAACAACGAGCACGCGCTGAAGTCATAA TAAATGCTGAGAGATGCTCCTATAGCTCAGATGAATCTGATACTTTAAACGATGGAGAAGGAGTAGGG GGTGAGAGACGAGATCATCACAACGAGCTTGAGAGAATAAGAAGAGATCACCTGAAAGGCAGCTTTGACGGCCTGATCGAAGTTTGTCCTGGCCTGAAGGGAATGAACTCGCTGGCCTGTCGCGGTGAAGTCCTTAGGAAATCAGCGAACTTCATCGAAAAGtggagcaaatattttgaccCCAGCGAAGAAGGACAGACacttttcaaggaaaaattcaaattcatgaatgattttt GCGAAGAGATGGAAAATGTCGTAAGGACCGGCTCAGTGACCGAAAcctatgaaaaaatgaaagaacaCTTTGAGAACTATAAGGCAGAGTATGCTATGTTTACACGAAAGTCTTTTGCTACCAAACTTTGCAAGGGACTGGATGTGGCGACGAAAAATCTTTCCCATCAATATTCAGAGGATGAGGGCGAGCAGAATGATGATGGAGATATCGATGTTGGTGAAGACGACTTTGGAGATGATGAAGACACCAACGAAAATGATGAAGACTCAAATGAAGAGGATAACGAAGATGGATATTCTGATACAGCGGAGGAGGGAGAGGAGGACGAGACAGAAGCAAATCGAGAGGATGAAGATCAGGATATCAGTGAAGAGACAGATGAAGGCGTAGAGTTGGCTGATGACGAAAACCAAGAATATTCTACTGATCAGCAGGAATATCAGGAAAACTACGATGATGACGAAGATGAAGAAGTCAATGTAGTTTGA
- the LOC135940450 gene encoding DNA-directed RNA polymerases I, II, and III subunit RPABC3-like isoform X4: MAGILFEDIFSVKDIDPGGKKFDKVSRFFCEGESFKMSLILDLNTMIYPVELNEKLRLVLASTLSEEGATDPGDYYSYVKNTGPSRADYFEYVAFGKFYRILNESKSMADDDKDEMSSRLLSVYASFGGLLMRLQGDASNFQALEVDQAVYLLIKKISF; the protein is encoded by the coding sequence ATGGCGGGGATTTTGTTTGAAGACATCTTCAGCGTGAAGGATATCGACCCAGGCGGCAAGAAATTCGACAAAGTGTCCCGATTCTTCTGCGAGGGCGAGTCGTTTAAGATGAGCCTTATCTTGGACCTCAACACCATGATCTACCCCGTGGAATTGAATGAGAAGTTACGGCTGGTGTTGGCATCCACTCTGAGTGAAGAAGGCGCCACCGACCCAGGCGACTACTACAGCTACGTGAAGAACACCGGGCCCTCCAGAGCGGACTACTTTGAATATGTGGCCTTTGGCAAGTTCTACCGCATTTTGAACGAGTCCAAGTCCATGGCGGATGATGACAAAGATGAGATGTCAAGTAGGCTGCTGTCAGTTTACGCGTCATTTGGAGGTCTGCTCATGAGACTCCAGGGTGACGCCAGCAACTTTCAAGCATTAGAAGTGGACCAGGCTGTCTACCTCCTCatcaagaaaatttctttttaa
- the LOC135939312 gene encoding uncharacterized protein LOC135939312 encodes MIKPPKSVSTVSRSKVTSEKPEPKLKYRGLLKEGHNLDPAGLVSSTPICSKEKVPLTLPSGYCLSPIKKIHPVQNPLPSDDDDDDNVIFKNIRTQKSFLSKSRKTYIDKSPDFDEDSSGAVERGRVSKNKSHEHNPGILNKSLKRKNALSPLSAKKRSKIEDKPMTVNKEQGPAPEILPSKLSEKICGTPIKQSHVKKNQSGKKIKSSEATKTSPKKPLVDSNSPKEATTFRKPPPKQSDNNMKASKENSDSNGNSSDEEEMPTMSSKSERSLPKKRKLSQPDSSISSLHDDFAMMKENPKPSRSGNRTTMKTLLHASKRKEAKGTLQVARRSCRTRMAPINYWEQRLNYVYVNGISTLDVQNPVKSQPKAPSQNPIMKDTKIPIRKSIALTSKPNSTGSRKASPKKISSVKKPEPSAKTVDPGPNGESGETTKIPSILTDLATLETELQDLSAKLYHQHENISCEGVFRLKPGKRRGRYTCSSKTLFSVLRGLVKLFVDDVEQIDSRANVKAGQTIEIVNCGNKEDCIVYFAEIYRGG; translated from the exons ATGATCAAACCGCCCAAAAGTGTATCAACAGTTTCCCGCAGCAAAGTGACGTCTGaaaag CCGGAACCAAAGTTGAAATATAGAGGCCTTCTGAAAGAGGGACATAACCTAGACCCTGCTGGCCTCGTATCAAGCACGCCAATATGCAGCAAGGAGAAGGTGCCACTCACTTTGCCATCTGGCTACTGTCTatctccaattaaaaaaatccatccaG TTCAAAATCCCCTCCCAAGTGATGATGACGATGACGacaatgttatatttaaaaatataaggacccaaaaatcatttttatctaaatcCAGGAAAACATACATTGACAAAAGTCCTGATTTTGATGAGGATTCTTCAGGTGCGGTTGAACGTGGAAGAGTgtcgaaaaataaaagtcatgAACACAATCCAGGAATTTTAA ataaatcactgaagagaaaaaatgctttgtctCCGCTGTCAGCAAAGAAGAGGTCGAAAATTGAAGATAAGCCAATGACTGTCAACAAAGAACAGGGTCCAGCTCCAGAAATTCTTCCTTCTAAATTGAGTGAGAAAATTTGCGGAACCCCAATCAAGCAGTCACATGTGAAGAAGAACCAGTCAGGAAAGAAAATCAAGTCGAGTGAAGCAACAAAAACCAGCCCAAAAAAGCCCTTAGTTG aTTCAAACAGCCCCAAAGAGGCGACTACATTCAGAAAACCACCTCCAAAACAGTCAGATAATAATATGAAAG cttCTAAAGAAAATTCTGACTCTAATGGAAATTCATCTGATGAGGAAG AGATGCCAACAATGTCCTCAAAATCAGAAAGAAGCCTGCCAAAAAAGAGGAAACTTTCTCAGCCTGACTCCAGTATTAGTTCTCTTCATGATGATTTCGCCATGATGAAAGAGAATCCTAAACCCAGCAGAAGTGGAAACAGAACAACGATGAAAACTCTGCTACACGCTAGCAAAAGGAAGGAAGCAAAAGGCA CTCTACAGGTGGCAAGAAGGTCGTGTCGCACAAGGATGGCCCCCATTAATTACTGGGAGCAACGACTGAATTACGTTTACGTCAACGGCATTTCCACGCTAGATGTGCAAAACCCAGTGAAAA gCCAACCGAAGGCGCCCAGCCAAAATCCAATTATGAAGGACACAAAAATTCCCATTCGCAAATCAATCGCCCTGACAAGTAAACCAAATTCTACTGGATCTCGGAAAGCGAGTCCAAAAAAGATCAGCTCGGTGAAGAAACCAGAGCCTTCAGCAAAAACGGTGGATCCTGGACCAAATGGGGAAAGCGGTGAAACTACAAAGATTCCATCCATACTCACGGATTTGGCAACCTTAGAAACTGAGCTGCAAG ACTTGTCTGCAAAATTGTACCATCAACATGAAAACATTTCATGCGAGGGTGTATTCCGCCTTAAACCTGGCAAGCGAAGAGGGAGGTACACATGCTCTTCAAAAACG CTGTTTTCCGTGCTGCGAGGGTTAGTGAAATTATTTGTAGACGATGTTGAGCAGATTGATAGCAGGGCTAATGTAAAAGCTG GTCAAACGATTGAGATTGTTAACTGCGGGAACAAAGAAGATTGCATTGTCTACTTTGCTGAAATTTACAGAGGTGGTTAA
- the LOC135940450 gene encoding DNA-directed RNA polymerases I, II, and III subunit RPABC3-like isoform X3, with product MTYMFWGLRMFMKKQMLSCCRNLNNLRTILVENQSIIMAGILFEDIFSVKDIDPGGKKFDKVSRFFCEGESFKMSLILDLNTMIYPVELNEKLRLVLASTLSEEGATDPGDYYSYVKNTGPSRADYFEYVAFGKFYRILNESKSMADDDKDEMSSRLLSVYASFGGLLMRLQGDASNFQALEVDQAVYLLIKKISF from the exons ATGACTTACATGTTTTG ggGACTGAGAATGTTTATGAAGAAGCAAATGTTATCATGCTGCAGAAATTTGAACAACTTAAGGACGATTTTGGTAGAGAACC AAAGCATCATCATGGCGGGGATTTTGTTTGAAGACATCTTCAGCGTGAAGGATATCGACCCAGGCGGCAAGAAATTCGACAAAGTGTCCCGATTCTTCTGCGAGGGCGAGTCGTTTAAGATGAGCCTTATCTTGGACCTCAACACCATGATCTACCCCGTGGAATTGAATGAGAAGTTACGGCTGGTGTTGGCATCCACTCTGAGTGAAGAAGGCGCCACCGACCCAGGCGACTACTACAGCTACGTGAAGAACACCGGGCCCTCCAGAGCGGACTACTTTGAATATGTGGCCTTTGGCAAGTTCTACCGCATTTTGAACGAGTCCAAGTCCATGGCGGATGATGACAAAGATGAGATGTCAAGTAGGCTGCTGTCAGTTTACGCGTCATTTGGAGGTCTGCTCATGAGACTCCAGGGTGACGCCAGCAACTTTCAAGCATTAGAAGTGGACCAGGCTGTCTACCTCCTCatcaagaaaatttctttttaa